In a single window of the Acidobacteriota bacterium genome:
- a CDS encoding GNAT family N-acetyltransferase: MYSQLRTHKHAIRELRLAAPIPAAAKGQPARVLTSADTQEVLSFLRIRPVHTIVMTSFILDNGIESELNRGTFFGYRNAKGELEGVALIGHSTLVEARSDEALASLAAAARKPSVPIHLIMSGGDAAERFYDLMTEGRSEPRLKCVEALFEASFPYLVRDCTWKLENATMEDLIPVAEAQAEIAFIECGVDPMARDREGFLKRVARRIEQDRVFVVRDGDKMVFKADIISETEDAAYLEGVYVHPDHRGRGVAAECLSRLTLQLLDRVDNICLLSNVDFGHAHKSFEKAGYRRSDHCVTLFV, translated from the coding sequence ATGTATAGCCAGCTAAGGACCCACAAACATGCTATACGCGAACTGCGCCTAGCGGCACCGATACCGGCAGCCGCAAAGGGACAGCCGGCACGAGTTCTAACCTCAGCCGATACGCAGGAAGTGCTCTCGTTCCTCAGGATCAGGCCGGTTCACACTATCGTGATGACAAGCTTCATCCTGGACAACGGCATCGAAAGCGAATTGAACCGCGGAACGTTCTTCGGATACCGCAACGCAAAAGGCGAACTCGAAGGCGTAGCCCTGATCGGACATTCGACCCTGGTCGAGGCCCGCTCGGACGAGGCACTCGCTTCACTCGCGGCGGCAGCTCGCAAACCGTCGGTACCCATCCATCTGATCATGTCAGGCGGCGATGCGGCCGAAAGGTTCTACGATCTGATGACGGAAGGACGGTCTGAACCGAGGCTGAAATGCGTAGAGGCCCTGTTTGAAGCGTCGTTCCCGTATCTCGTTCGCGACTGCACATGGAAACTTGAGAACGCGACAATGGAGGATCTGATCCCCGTCGCCGAGGCGCAGGCAGAAATTGCCTTCATCGAATGCGGTGTTGATCCGATGGCCCGAGATCGAGAAGGATTCCTGAAGAGAGTCGCACGCAGGATCGAGCAGGACCGTGTTTTCGTTGTCAGGGACGGCGATAAGATGGTCTTCAAGGCCGACATCATCTCCGAAACCGAGGATGCGGCTTATTTGGAGGGCGTGTATGTCCATCCGGACCATCGCGGACGCGGTGTTGCTGCTGAATGCTTGTCTCGGTTGACGCTTCAGCTGCTGGATCGAGTGGATAACATCTGCCTGCTCAGCAATGTGGACTTCGGCCACGCCCACAAGAGCTTTGAGAAGGCAGGATATCGCCGCTCCGATCATTGCGTGACGTTGTTTGTTTAA